Within Candidatus Sericytochromatia bacterium, the genomic segment GCCGATGCCGGCTTGCAGAAACTGGCGTCCGATGCGATGGTCGAGCCCGATCCCGTCGGCCACCGCCGTGACATCGGCTCCGACCCTTTCACAGATGTTGGCCATCTCGTTGATGAAACTGATCTTGGTGGCCAGGAAACAGTTGGCCGCGTATTTGATCATCTCCGCCGAGTTGAGGTCCGTCACCACGAAGGGCACGGGTGAGCGAGCGTCTGCGCCAGGAAAACGCTGCTCGATCAGGGGCAAGTACAACGCTCGCATGTGAGCCAGCGCTCTGGGGCTTGCGCTGCCGACCACGATCCGGTCCGGATGTAGACTGTCGTGGATGGCCGAGCCCTCGCGCAGGAACTCCGGGCAACTCACCACGTCGAAGGAGGCCGGGCCGAGGGCCTCTGAGGCGCCGTCTTCGGGGGGACGTTGAGCTTTCCAGGCCGAGCCGACCCCCTGGCGAGTGGCGAGCCCTTCGCGCACCAACATGGCGACCCAATCGCCGCTTCCCACGGGAACGGTGCTCTTGTTGACGATGACCTTGTACGTATTGAGGCTCCGCCCGATCTCCCGGGCCACTCGCTCCACGGCGCTCAGGTCTGCCTCGCCGTGCTCGCCAGTGGGGGTGCCCACCGTGATGAAGATGGTGTCGGCTCGTTGCACCGCCGTCGCCACGTCGGTGGAAAAGGCCAGACGACCGCTGGCGCGTTGCGTATTCACCATTTCTGCCAGCCCAGGCTCGTAGATGGGCATCTCGGCGCGATTGAGGCCGGCGATTTTCTCGACGTGTTCATCGACGCACATCACATCGTGTCCGATGTGGGCCAGGCAGGTACCCGTCACCAGCCCGACGTATCCTGTTCCAATCACGCAAATCCGCATGCCGCCTCCATTTCTTCTGTGTCGCTCCGCGGTGTGACGCCTTCGGGCCATGTAACGCCAAAGTTCCTCGGCGCGACTGGTTGCAACGGACAAAAACGCTGGGCCGAGACGTTGCCCACGGGCTGAATGAGGGCGGGCGCGGCGGGGAATGACGCCCCTGTCGATGCTGAGAACCGACGAGGCGCCACCGCTTGGAACCTGCCGCTGACCAGCCCTCCTCTACCGCCACGCTGCTGGCTGCGTGGTTGCTACGCGATGCGCAGGAGCATCCGGATGTTTGCCTGGCGCGCCTGGCCGAGGCGGCTGGCCCCGCAGTGTCCTGGGAGGCTTGGGGCAGGGAATGCCTGGCACTGGCCGAGTCCGGCCCAGCTTACGGCGTCCCGCAGGCTGAGGACCAGGCCTTGAACCGGGCCTTGCTCGAACTCGTGCTCGCGATCGCGCGGCGAACCCGCGCCCA encodes:
- a CDS encoding UDP-glucose/GDP-mannose dehydrogenase family protein; the protein is MRICVIGTGYVGLVTGTCLAHIGHDVMCVDEHVEKIAGLNRAEMPIYEPGLAEMVNTQRASGRLAFSTDVATAVQRADTIFITVGTPTGEHGEADLSAVERVAREIGRSLNTYKVIVNKSTVPVGSGDWVAMLVREGLATRQGVGSAWKAQRPPEDGASEALGPASFDVVSCPEFLREGSAIHDSLHPDRIVVGSASPRALAHMRALYLPLIEQRFPGADARSPVPFVVTDLNSAEMIKYAANCFLATKISFINEMANICERVGADVTAVADGIGLDHRIGRQFLQAGIGWGGSCFPKDLLAMLQIAREAGYDASLLKATIDVNQSQRLVPLLKLQQHLKTLKGKTIGLLGLAFKPETDDVRDAPALSLAQQLLQRGAAVRGYDPVASAHASLLAPGLKVFDDPYTMAEGCDALVLATEWPEFHSLDLGRMRLMMNQHHVFIDGRNMFDPPLMRELGFLYVGIGR